A single genomic interval of Ramlibacter sp. harbors:
- a CDS encoding phage tail protein: protein MPSSSTTASELKLTIGGLTQAFWQSYEVESDLLKPADAWRVSLGLTDDALPAGVQPGAAVTLHVDGELVLSGICDEMVDGAAKDRRDLELCGRDGAGVLLDCSAPVFTATQQTLAQVVAKVVRPLGVTKVRIDAQEQFLRERVSTEPGDSAWSALQRAAEANGLWPWFEPDGTLVVGGPDYASEPVAELVMRRSGRGNNMTILRRKRDISESFSTVTVLGQAHSGTTSGVGKHNVRATVEDTGVPVYRPKILCDHEAQTEAIARARGRKLISDSRLKGFELQAEVVGHRVGPAPAPLWRPGQRVRVISEPHDIDGVFFLMGRSFILDRKKGQITRLRLKEDGVWTLDAHPHKRKHRRGKNSLPGKVVDASVRPGGGT from the coding sequence ATGCCCAGTAGCAGCACCACGGCTTCGGAGCTGAAGTTGACGATTGGCGGTCTGACGCAAGCCTTCTGGCAATCCTACGAGGTTGAGAGCGACCTGCTGAAGCCGGCGGATGCCTGGCGCGTGAGCCTTGGGCTGACGGACGATGCATTGCCGGCGGGCGTGCAGCCTGGCGCTGCGGTGACGCTGCACGTGGACGGCGAACTGGTGCTGAGCGGGATCTGCGACGAGATGGTGGACGGCGCGGCGAAGGACCGGCGGGACCTGGAGCTGTGCGGCCGGGACGGCGCGGGCGTGCTGCTGGACTGCAGTGCCCCGGTGTTCACGGCGACGCAGCAGACGCTGGCCCAGGTGGTGGCCAAAGTGGTGCGGCCACTGGGTGTGACGAAGGTGCGCATTGATGCGCAGGAGCAGTTCCTGCGCGAGCGCGTGAGCACCGAGCCGGGCGACTCGGCCTGGAGCGCGCTGCAGCGCGCGGCCGAGGCGAATGGGCTGTGGCCCTGGTTTGAGCCGGACGGCACCCTGGTGGTGGGCGGGCCGGACTATGCGAGTGAGCCGGTTGCGGAGCTTGTGATGCGGCGCAGCGGGCGTGGCAACAACATGACGATTCTGCGGCGCAAGCGCGATATCTCGGAGAGTTTCAGCACCGTGACTGTGCTGGGCCAGGCGCACAGCGGCACCACAAGCGGCGTGGGCAAACACAACGTGCGGGCCACGGTGGAAGACACGGGCGTGCCGGTTTACCGGCCGAAGATTTTGTGTGATCACGAGGCGCAGACCGAGGCTATTGCCCGGGCACGCGGGCGCAAGCTGATCAGCGACAGCCGGCTGAAGGGTTTTGAGCTGCAGGCCGAAGTGGTGGGTCACCGGGTGGGCCCGGCGCCGGCGCCGCTGTGGCGCCCGGGGCAGCGTGTTCGCGTGATCAGTGAGCCGCACGACATCGACGGGGTGTTCTTTTTGATGGGTCGGTCTTTCATTCTTGACCGCAAGAAGGGGCAGATCACGCGGCTGCGCCTGAAGGAAGACGGTGTGTGGACGCTGGACGCGCACCCGCACAAGCGCAAGCACCGGCGCGGCAAGAACAGCTTGCCGGGCAAGGTGGTGGATGCGTCGGTTCGGCCGGGAGGTGGAACGTGA
- a CDS encoding DNA circularization N-terminal domain-containing protein: MLDAKFRGLTFEMLAVGDEGGHALAVHEYPYLDGAHLADMGTRAAEIRVKAVFRGDDYETALENFVLALRQRGSGALVHPVFGALTVKVRTWSVDHSAEIVDGALVSIAFTEDGVLEPVFSRTAVDKADVVTTQADTAREICSRGLQKHLTAVSEVSALPRLNGLKTALEGAMKRLKAALDFSPLRAILSDLDPLIYPKAWAHDFLAVIDRAFQGLPFGGVNDRYDAVAGAVVVNAVGALATQLQQPRLTDFYAFAEGLAPAAQDLPDAHDTEPLAAAEVAGLAAQDRAVVQAFVRTACACYVAEAAAMVLVAEVDDKVLLAPEMERVAGAARELLQAAMTQVRVSYEADEAGPLVDAMKRQAVAVQDLALDAIRLRPPLVTRPAPVGGHWRLVAHALYGDATRAPELARLNGWGRQVLVRARQEVRTYAQ; the protein is encoded by the coding sequence ATGCTGGACGCGAAATTCCGCGGGCTCACTTTTGAGATGCTTGCCGTGGGCGATGAAGGTGGCCACGCGCTGGCGGTGCATGAGTACCCGTATCTGGATGGCGCGCACCTGGCGGACATGGGGACTCGGGCGGCGGAAATCCGGGTGAAGGCTGTGTTCCGCGGCGACGACTATGAGACGGCTCTGGAGAACTTTGTGCTGGCGCTACGCCAGCGCGGCTCCGGCGCTTTGGTGCACCCGGTGTTTGGCGCGCTGACGGTGAAGGTGCGGACCTGGTCGGTGGACCATTCGGCGGAGATCGTGGACGGCGCGCTGGTGTCGATTGCGTTCACCGAGGATGGGGTGCTGGAGCCGGTGTTCAGCCGCACGGCGGTGGACAAGGCGGACGTGGTGACAACGCAGGCCGACACGGCGCGCGAGATCTGCAGCCGCGGGCTGCAAAAGCACCTGACGGCCGTGAGCGAGGTGAGCGCGCTGCCGCGTTTGAACGGCCTGAAAACGGCGCTGGAAGGCGCCATGAAGCGCCTGAAGGCGGCGCTGGACTTCTCACCACTGCGGGCCATCTTGAGTGATCTGGACCCGTTGATTTACCCGAAGGCGTGGGCGCATGACTTTCTGGCGGTGATTGACCGGGCGTTTCAGGGCTTGCCTTTTGGTGGGGTGAATGACCGCTATGACGCGGTGGCCGGTGCGGTGGTGGTGAACGCGGTGGGGGCGTTGGCGACGCAGTTGCAGCAGCCGCGCCTGACGGACTTTTATGCGTTTGCCGAAGGCCTGGCGCCGGCGGCACAGGATTTGCCGGATGCCCACGATACCGAGCCCCTGGCGGCGGCGGAGGTGGCGGGCCTGGCTGCGCAGGACCGCGCGGTGGTGCAGGCCTTTGTGCGCACGGCATGCGCCTGCTACGTGGCCGAAGCCGCGGCGATGGTACTGGTGGCCGAGGTGGACGACAAGGTGTTGCTGGCCCCGGAGATGGAGCGCGTGGCCGGTGCGGCGCGCGAGCTGCTGCAAGCGGCGATGACACAGGTGCGGGTGAGCTACGAAGCGGACGAGGCCGGGCCGCTGGTGGATGCGATGAAGCGTCAGGCCGTGGCGGTGCAAGATCTGGCGCTGGACGCGATCCGGCTGCGGCCGCCGCTGGTGACGCGGCCGGCGCCGGTTGGGGGGCACTGGCGCTTGGTGGCCCACGCCCTGTACGGCGATGCGACGCGCGCGCCGGAGCTGGCTCGGCTGAATGGCTGGGGGCGCCAGGTGCTGGTGCGCGCTCGGCAGGAGGTGCGCACTTATGCCCAGTAG
- a CDS encoding phage tail tape measure protein, whose protein sequence is MELALVLRLQDRLIGPLRQGIDAIEKDLKDLERALGGTEGASKRTGEGLEQLGDKAQGARRAKSQLRELGDEADRTKHKTQGLGRSLADTFERYKRIGQGATGVFAAFQAGKMVLAQPLQRAQDYELELARLSNTAYNDRPTVAGRQEGQRELDKSIRGATKEGVTREDALTGLRTMIAAGVEREAAMTMLPTVAKFAAAGDSNTSDVANIAVKAQKTYGIKPEQLPKVLEMALVAGQAGSFEFKDMARWLPQQMAMSKGMLGMSGQKDFAVLLAANQMAANTAGGSAEAGNNLVNLLGKINSFDTSNDARKLQMDASGRGIDLAGTLAAAREKGVNPIDAFMNLIGKTAQQDKAYTALQGKLKEAKGDEEKARTLQAMTDIMMGKSIGKLVQDRQALMGLLGILNDRSGFDAMAKRFATASGESDVAQATLLATSAMKDQESSNTLQNAQYDALKGVNQVLADSKAGLAGLAKEYPAAAAAITGVTLAAWAAAAALAALSISSWLTKMAGGAASAGAGAAGAAGAAGAAGAGMSAAGMLGAAVGVGVAGAAGYGAGTLIHKGIEGTAADNLIGRGVAQVLAFFGSKDAQQSLISEDALAKQNEVDPLGLGVKSRQSITPAELGAKAQGGLSSGASVGIDLKALMAEAKRPQEVLVRIDAPEFLTIEQISNRVSRDARRQ, encoded by the coding sequence ATGGAACTCGCCCTTGTCCTGCGGTTGCAAGATCGATTGATTGGCCCTCTGCGCCAAGGCATCGACGCGATTGAAAAGGACTTGAAAGATCTGGAGCGCGCTCTTGGCGGTACTGAAGGCGCCAGCAAGCGAACCGGCGAGGGCCTGGAACAACTGGGGGACAAGGCACAGGGCGCCCGGCGGGCGAAGAGCCAGTTGCGCGAGCTGGGCGACGAGGCGGATCGGACCAAACACAAAACACAAGGGCTGGGCCGATCTCTGGCGGACACGTTTGAACGCTACAAGCGGATCGGCCAGGGCGCGACAGGGGTGTTTGCTGCTTTCCAGGCGGGCAAGATGGTGCTGGCTCAACCGCTGCAGCGCGCCCAGGACTACGAGTTGGAGCTGGCGCGGCTGAGCAACACGGCGTACAACGACCGCCCGACCGTAGCGGGCCGCCAGGAGGGACAGCGCGAGCTGGATAAGTCGATCCGCGGGGCAACCAAAGAGGGTGTTACGCGCGAGGATGCACTGACGGGCCTGCGCACCATGATTGCCGCGGGCGTGGAGCGCGAAGCTGCGATGACGATGCTGCCGACGGTGGCGAAGTTTGCCGCAGCTGGCGATTCAAATACCTCCGATGTAGCGAACATCGCGGTGAAGGCCCAGAAGACTTACGGCATCAAGCCGGAACAGTTGCCCAAGGTTCTTGAGATGGCCCTGGTTGCGGGACAGGCCGGATCGTTTGAGTTCAAGGACATGGCCCGCTGGCTGCCGCAGCAGATGGCGATGTCCAAGGGCATGCTTGGCATGTCAGGTCAAAAAGACTTCGCAGTGCTGCTGGCCGCGAATCAGATGGCGGCGAACACGGCAGGCGGCAGCGCGGAGGCCGGCAACAACCTAGTGAACCTGCTGGGCAAGATCAACAGCTTCGATACGTCAAACGACGCGAGAAAACTGCAGATGGACGCAAGCGGTCGAGGCATTGACCTCGCGGGCACGCTCGCGGCCGCGCGTGAGAAAGGAGTCAATCCGATCGATGCGTTCATGAACCTGATTGGTAAAACCGCTCAGCAAGACAAAGCCTACACAGCGCTGCAGGGAAAACTGAAGGAGGCCAAGGGCGACGAAGAGAAGGCGCGGACGCTGCAGGCAATGACCGACATCATGATGGGCAAGTCTATTGGCAAGCTCGTGCAAGACCGTCAGGCACTGATGGGGCTGCTGGGCATCTTGAACGACCGCAGCGGCTTTGATGCGATGGCGAAACGGTTCGCCACCGCGAGTGGAGAGAGCGATGTGGCGCAGGCCACGCTGCTGGCGACCAGTGCGATGAAAGACCAGGAGTCCAGCAACACGCTGCAGAACGCTCAGTACGACGCGCTTAAGGGCGTGAACCAGGTGCTGGCGGACAGCAAGGCGGGCTTGGCCGGCCTGGCGAAGGAGTACCCCGCCGCGGCTGCAGCAATTACCGGTGTGACGCTGGCCGCTTGGGCGGCGGCCGCGGCGCTGGCGGCGCTGTCAATTTCCAGCTGGCTGACGAAAATGGCGGGCGGTGCGGCCAGCGCGGGCGCGGGCGCTGCTGGTGCAGCTGGGGCGGCTGGCGCTGCAGGCGCCGGCATGTCCGCTGCCGGCATGCTTGGTGCCGCCGTAGGCGTTGGTGTGGCTGGGGCCGCCGGCTATGGCGCAGGGACCCTCATTCACAAGGGCATTGAGGGTACGGCTGCAGACAACCTGATCGGCCGCGGCGTGGCCCAGGTGTTGGCGTTTTTCGGCAGCAAGGATGCCCAGCAGTCCCTCATCAGCGAGGACGCGCTGGCGAAGCAAAATGAAGTGGATCCACTGGGACTTGGGGTGAAGTCGCGTCAGTCGATCACTCCGGCCGAATTGGGCGCCAAGGCGCAGGGTGGGCTATCAAGCGGCGCATCAGTGGGCATTGACCTGAAGGCGCTCATGGCCGAAGCGAAGCGCCCGCAGGAGGTGCTGGTGCGGATTGATGCTCCAGAGTTTCTGACCATCGAGCAGATCAGCAACCGGGTGTCGCGCGACGCCCGGCGGCAGTAG
- a CDS encoding DUF1834 family protein produces the protein MSAAPLIQVELAILARLRQERTYKVACESYGAQLDDETFAWIRTLPATWVTFGGVERIKRTGARSFIVEAAFEVLVAQRALVENAGRLKDDTHGRDVGVYQLLEDNKLLLANQTLDLAIQPMTPGEIRAVMKSQVNRDAVHVYSQTYRTSWRETMPEAGAVPDGELVTIGLNYLLKPGDNTADASDLMTTQANP, from the coding sequence GTGAGCGCCGCGCCGCTGATTCAGGTGGAGCTGGCGATCCTGGCGCGGTTGCGCCAGGAGCGGACGTACAAAGTGGCCTGCGAAAGCTATGGAGCCCAGCTGGATGACGAAACCTTTGCGTGGATCCGCACATTGCCGGCCACCTGGGTGACGTTTGGCGGCGTGGAACGCATCAAGCGTACCGGCGCCAGGAGCTTCATCGTGGAAGCGGCTTTCGAGGTGCTGGTAGCCCAGCGCGCCCTGGTTGAAAACGCCGGGCGCTTGAAGGATGACACGCACGGGCGCGATGTGGGCGTGTACCAGCTGCTGGAAGACAACAAGTTGCTTCTGGCCAACCAAACACTGGACCTGGCCATCCAGCCGATGACACCCGGTGAGATACGAGCGGTGATGAAGAGCCAGGTGAACCGCGATGCCGTGCACGTGTACAGCCAGACCTATCGCACCAGCTGGCGCGAAACGATGCCCGAGGCCGGCGCCGTTCCCGACGGGGAGCTGGTGACGATTGGACTGAACTATTTGCTGAAGCCCGGCGACAACACAGCCGACGCGAGCGACTTGATGACCACCCAAGCCAATCCATGA
- a CDS encoding DUF1320 domain-containing protein, whose translation MPYATPQDLIDQLGEREALALSDRAATGVVQQDVLTRLLGQAEDEANGHVGRRYALPLITTGGQPAPVPAKLKHAVIDIARYLGTGTEIMATESIRDRYKDAVRWLAGVANGSIALPGLALASAGGPAPTGGSTAVRTGSKVFADLGQVL comes from the coding sequence ATGCCCTACGCCACGCCCCAGGACCTGATCGACCAACTCGGCGAGCGCGAAGCGCTGGCTTTGAGCGATCGCGCGGCGACGGGCGTGGTGCAGCAGGATGTTCTGACCCGCTTGCTCGGCCAGGCAGAGGATGAGGCCAACGGCCACGTGGGGCGGCGCTACGCTCTGCCGCTGATCACCACTGGTGGCCAGCCGGCACCGGTGCCGGCCAAGCTCAAGCATGCAGTGATTGACATCGCGCGCTACCTGGGCACGGGCACCGAGATCATGGCGACGGAGTCCATCAGGGACCGTTACAAGGACGCGGTTCGCTGGCTGGCGGGCGTTGCGAATGGCAGCATCGCCCTGCCTGGCCTGGCGCTGGCCAGCGCCGGGGGGCCAGCTCCCACAGGCGGAAGCACCGCCGTGCGCACTGGCAGCAAGGTGTTTGCAGACTTGGGGCAGGTGCTGTGA
- a CDS encoding phage tail protein: MALEEYVGAVVLEIDGREIEITSLDVKDMTGRKPVKTMNRTGRLKGFTRGIGQFDIKATAVVPVNGSMPDWANIEGAKITQEPLAGGQRVSYLDCFTVDVGEQYSVDNEARVDINMHALRKVQE; this comes from the coding sequence ATGGCTTTGGAAGAATACGTCGGCGCTGTGGTGCTGGAGATCGACGGTCGTGAGATCGAGATCACTTCGCTGGATGTGAAAGACATGACGGGCCGCAAGCCGGTGAAGACGATGAACCGGACCGGTCGGCTGAAGGGCTTTACCCGCGGCATCGGCCAGTTCGACATCAAGGCGACCGCGGTTGTTCCGGTCAACGGGAGTATGCCGGACTGGGCCAACATCGAGGGCGCCAAGATCACTCAGGAACCGCTGGCCGGCGGCCAGCGGGTGAGCTACCTGGATTGCTTCACCGTGGACGTGGGCGAGCAGTACAGCGTGGACAACGAGGCGCGTGTTGACATCAACATGCATGCGCTGCGCAAGGTCCAGGAGTGA
- a CDS encoding DUF2635 domain-containing protein, whose translation MLVKAAPGLQVPREENPRTYIGSAAVEIVPTAYYIRRIAAGELQEVAAAAPGPTSSAASKKSDKG comes from the coding sequence ATGCTTGTCAAAGCTGCCCCCGGTTTGCAAGTTCCGCGCGAGGAGAACCCGCGCACCTACATCGGCTCGGCGGCCGTGGAGATCGTGCCGACCGCCTACTACATCCGCCGCATTGCGGCCGGCGAGTTGCAGGAGGTGGCCGCCGCAGCGCCGGGCCCTACCAGTTCCGCCGCCAGCAAGAAGAGCGACAAGGGCTGA
- a CDS encoding phage tail sheath subtilisin-like domain-containing protein, whose product MASPNISFDQIPSSIRKPGVYMEFNAKLAVRTLPSNAQRLLILAPMLTTGTAPADSLTLVFDSEQAATLLGRGSIGHLMVRAAIRAYRYARINVMALADAGSGVAAEGTLTFTGPATAAGTVTVTVADSSVTVPVASGATATAVAAALVVELEKLVDLPVAVEADTGVLTITAKNKGTTGNSVAISCTSEAAGLTVVKVAMAGGLNDPDLTAKLPLIFTNSEEILVTPWANQTALTAVRTHVTDRSGPIEQRGAICVYGTTGTLSAATTLAGQVQHERFTGALLPSTPTLPSDLAAAYAAVISSEEDPARPLNTLELVGVVPPPMATRLGRTEQETCLANGVTPLEVGPGERVQIVRAITTYTLNAAGIADIAWLDLTTIRTMDYVRLACRTRIALRFPRDKLSARTPKRVRSELLDVLFKLEELEIVEEVEANKDGLIVERDSQDPNRLNAKIPVDVVNGLHVFAGRLDLML is encoded by the coding sequence ATGGCAAGCCCCAATATCAGTTTTGACCAAATCCCGTCGAGCATCCGCAAGCCGGGCGTGTACATGGAGTTCAACGCCAAGCTGGCGGTTCGGACATTGCCCAGCAACGCGCAGCGCCTGCTGATCCTGGCGCCGATGCTGACAACCGGTACCGCGCCCGCTGACTCCCTCACGCTGGTGTTTGACAGCGAGCAAGCGGCAACGCTCCTGGGCCGCGGCTCGATCGGGCACTTGATGGTGCGTGCCGCGATCCGGGCGTACCGCTATGCACGAATCAATGTGATGGCGCTGGCTGACGCCGGCTCCGGCGTGGCCGCCGAGGGCACTCTGACCTTTACGGGTCCCGCTACTGCAGCCGGCACCGTGACCGTGACCGTCGCTGACAGCTCGGTGACCGTACCTGTGGCCAGCGGCGCGACTGCTACGGCGGTGGCGGCCGCTCTGGTTGTCGAGCTGGAGAAGCTGGTCGACCTGCCGGTGGCGGTTGAGGCCGACACTGGTGTGTTGACGATCACCGCCAAAAACAAGGGAACCACCGGCAATTCCGTGGCGATCTCTTGCACGAGTGAAGCGGCCGGCCTGACTGTGGTCAAGGTGGCTATGGCCGGGGGCCTGAACGACCCTGACCTGACGGCGAAGCTGCCGTTGATCTTCACGAACAGCGAGGAGATTCTGGTAACTCCCTGGGCGAATCAAACCGCGTTGACGGCGGTTCGCACCCACGTGACGGACCGCTCCGGGCCGATCGAGCAGCGTGGTGCGATTTGCGTCTACGGCACGACAGGGACGCTGTCGGCCGCAACGACTCTTGCGGGCCAGGTGCAGCACGAACGGTTCACGGGGGCGCTGCTGCCAAGCACGCCGACTTTGCCGAGTGACCTGGCAGCGGCCTACGCTGCCGTGATCAGCAGCGAGGAAGATCCGGCCCGGCCCCTGAACACCCTGGAGCTCGTGGGCGTCGTGCCTCCTCCGATGGCAACGCGCCTGGGCCGCACGGAGCAGGAAACCTGCCTGGCAAACGGCGTGACACCGCTCGAAGTCGGGCCCGGGGAGCGGGTTCAGATCGTGCGCGCCATCACGACGTACACACTGAACGCGGCCGGGATCGCGGACATCGCCTGGTTGGACCTGACCACGATCCGCACGATGGACTATGTGCGGCTGGCTTGCCGCACGCGGATTGCGCTGCGCTTCCCGCGCGACAAATTGTCGGCGCGCACGCCAAAGCGCGTGCGCAGCGAGCTGCTCGATGTGCTCTTCAAGCTCGAGGAGCTGGAGATTGTCGAGGAGGTCGAGGCGAACAAGGACGGGCTGATCGTTGAACGCGACAGCCAAGACCCGAACCGCCTGAACGCCAAGATCCCGGTGGATGTGGTGAATGGCCTGCATGTGTTCGCGGGTCGCCTGGACCTGATGCTGTAA
- a CDS encoding DUF2190 family protein: protein MKTEQPLLTTTVLAAAALTNRRFVTTAGAVPAAGAKVLGVANADYDQGEQAGVGVLGILLVEAGDVVAADANVETDNTGRAITLDTGVNAGRALDAAGAAGQVIRVLRGLPA, encoded by the coding sequence ATGAAAACTGAACAGCCTCTTCTGACGACCACCGTGCTGGCTGCGGCCGCACTGACCAACCGCCGCTTTGTCACTACCGCTGGCGCCGTGCCCGCGGCCGGGGCCAAGGTGCTGGGCGTGGCCAACGCGGACTATGACCAGGGCGAGCAGGCCGGCGTGGGCGTGCTGGGCATTCTGCTGGTGGAAGCTGGCGACGTGGTCGCCGCTGATGCGAACGTGGAAACCGATAACACGGGCCGTGCAATCACACTGGACACGGGGGTGAATGCCGGTCGCGCGCTGGACGCTGCTGGCGCCGCTGGCCAGGTGATCCGCGTGCTGCGCGGGCTGCCCGCGTAA
- a CDS encoding phage baseplate assembly protein V has product MIADAVKRAVGDAMRGMRQAFRALVKVDQLERGIQLASGEGLDGEALKGLELFQQFGLTSVLPAGTQVIVVPLGGRTSHAVIVASEQPTYRLALDAAGEMAIYNQWGDYVWLKQDGQMKVKAATRVEIDAPLVHLTGNLTVAGRVDVVGDVVGEGVSLPHHVHSGIAPGPGDTGGPH; this is encoded by the coding sequence GTGATCGCTGATGCGGTGAAGCGTGCTGTGGGTGACGCGATGCGCGGGATGCGCCAGGCTTTCCGGGCGCTGGTCAAGGTCGACCAGTTGGAACGCGGCATCCAGCTGGCGAGCGGCGAGGGACTGGATGGCGAGGCGTTGAAAGGGCTTGAGCTGTTTCAGCAATTTGGCTTGACCTCGGTTCTGCCGGCCGGGACGCAGGTGATTGTGGTGCCGCTGGGGGGGCGTACGAGCCACGCGGTGATTGTGGCCAGCGAGCAGCCGACCTATCGCCTGGCGCTGGACGCAGCGGGCGAGATGGCGATCTACAACCAGTGGGGCGACTACGTCTGGCTGAAACAGGACGGGCAGATGAAGGTGAAAGCGGCGACACGCGTGGAGATTGACGCGCCGCTGGTGCATCTGACGGGCAACTTGACGGTAGCCGGCCGCGTGGACGTGGTGGGCGATGTGGTGGGTGAAGGCGTGAGCCTGCCGCACCACGTGCACAGCGGCATTGCGCCGGGCCCGGGCGACACAGGGGGGCCGCATTGA